The Thioalkalivibrio sulfidiphilus HL-EbGr7 genome includes the window GTTTGTCTGCTGATCGTGTTCGCCTTCCTGGACCACTTCTTCACCCTGGACCTGCCGGAGATCGTCGGCGGGCTGTTTGTCGCCGCGATGCTGTCCCTGATCGGCGCACTCATCACCTTCCTCCGGGAGGTCTTCCTGGCCGTACGCAACCTGGCGCTGCTGTACAAAGGGCCGGGAGAATAGAAAAGGGGAAGTTGAACCGCGAAGGACGCAAGGGTTTTACTTCACAAAGACTTGCTTTGCGTCCTCTGCGTCTTCGCGCCTTTGCGTTGAAGGCTTTTGACCTTCATGGGAACTCACTGCCCCCTGCTTGCCCGCGCCATCAGATCCTCGAACACCGCGATCACCTCCGGGTCCATCCATTCGATGGCGCCGAACAGGGCATGGCTGATGCGGCCCTGCCGGTCGATCACGTAGCTGGTGGGATAGGCGAGTACGTTCCAGTTGCGCAGGGCCTGACCGGCCGGATCCATGAGGATGGTGAAGTCCACGTTGATGCGTTCCAGGAAGGGCAGCACGGTGGCCTCGTCCTCGCCCAGGTTCACCGCCAGGATGGTGAAGGGCCGCCCCTCGAAGCTCTCTTCAAGGCGCTGCATGGAGGGCATCTCGTGCACGCAGGGCGGACACCAGCTGGCCCAGAAATTGATGAGCACGACCGTGCCCTCGTAATCGGCCAGGTCATGGGTCTTGCCGTCCAGGTCGGGCAGGACCAGGGGTGGTGGCTCCGGGTTGCCGCGCCAGGGTTCCAGGCGCCGGTCCTGGCGGGTTGGGGTGGCGGTGCGTGCCTCGCCGGGCAGATCCACGGCGGCGCGCCGAGATTCCAGGCCGTTCAGCAGGCGCAGGGCGGTGTCCAGCTCCGCCGCGAACTGGGGCTTGAATGCGTCCTCCGCCTCCAGGGTGTTGGGACGGAAGAAGAACCGGTCCCGCACGCGCGGCAGGGTGCGCACGTAGACCTGACTGCCGCCTTCCGCCAGCCGCTCGGCCATGGCCTTGAGCAGGGGATACTGGGGCGAGAGCACCGGCTGAATCAGGTACACGGGCAGGTTGGTGCCCCGGGTGATGGGCTGGAATTGCGCCGGGCGGTCATCCTCGGGAATGCCCGTGTGCAGGTAGGGGCTCATGAGTACCACGCCGCCCAGGCCGTCACGATCGGGTTCCTGAAGCTGCCATTCCCGCAGGCCGCTCAGCACCCAGGGAGCGGCCCGGTCGTTGCCGAACACGAACACCTGCTTGCCGGTTTCCTCCCGGGCCGCGTCGATCAGCCAGGCGATCAGGGCGTCGGGGATCTGGTCCAGGCTGCTGGGGGTGTTGGGCAGGAAGTAGGCGCTGAAGGGATCCGGCAGCCAGACCTCGACACCTCGGGCCTGCAGGAATTCCGCCTGCTGGTGATGGCCGGCGAGCACGCCGTGCTCCGAGGGCAGCCAGATGAGCAGGCGCTCGCCCTCGGCCTCGTAGCGGGCCACGGGCAGTTCGGTGCCATCCTTCAGGTCGAGGGTCATGGCGCCCGCAGCCAGGGGGGCGATCAGGCACAGGCAGAGCAGCAGGAGAGATCCCGTCTTTTTCATGTCTTCATCGGTGTGTTCAGAAATAGGCTGGGTTTATGACGCCGGAAAGGCCACAGAATTCCCCTGAATGATTGCGCGAGTCTACCGCACAGGCGTCTCCAGCAGGCGTTCGGCGTTGCGCCAGGCCAGGGCCTCGGCCAGTTCCGGGGGCAGCTGGGTCAGCCAGTGGCGGGTCTCGGCCACCAGTGCATCGAACTGGCGCCAGCGGTTGGGGCTGAAGGTGTCCATGCCCACCATGAAGCGGTCCGGGAAGCGCTCGAACAGCGCGGCCCATTCCGGATCAAGGACCCCGTCCGGGGCGATGCGCTCGTTGCGCATGGACAGGTCCACGTACAGGTTCTCGAAGCGTTCCAGGTACAGGCTGATGAAAAACGGCACCGGCACGGTGCCCGCGTGGGCCCAGAGGAGGGTCACCCCGGGGGCGTGCTCGAACAGGCGCTCCACGACGCCATGGTCGCCGTGCAGTTGCAAAATCAGGCCGCGCGCCTCGGCCAGCCGGGCCATGTCGCGGATCACCTCCGTGCCGGCGTGCTCCGAGAACAGGTGGAATTCGCCGATGCCCCGCCAGTGGCCCCACTCCAGCCACTGCTCCAGCCAGGGGATCAGGTCCGGGTCCGAGTGGTAGACGTGGCGGTCCTCCCGGCTGCGGTAGGGCATGAGGAAGGGCACGATGCGCTCCGGCGCCGCCTCGTACAGGCGCTGGGTGGCCTCGTTGGGCCGGCTGGAGAACAGCGCCCGGGACACGTGGTTGCGGTCGAGCTTGGCCAGGATCTCCTCGGGCGTCCAGAGCCCCGCCGCGCCGCCCACGTCCGGGCCGCTGTAGTGCAGGTGGGTATCGAAGATGG containing:
- a CDS encoding TlpA disulfide reductase family protein; this translates as MKKTGSLLLLCLCLIAPLAAGAMTLDLKDGTELPVARYEAEGERLLIWLPSEHGVLAGHHQQAEFLQARGVEVWLPDPFSAYFLPNTPSSLDQIPDALIAWLIDAAREETGKQVFVFGNDRAAPWVLSGLREWQLQEPDRDGLGGVVLMSPYLHTGIPEDDRPAQFQPITRGTNLPVYLIQPVLSPQYPLLKAMAERLAEGGSQVYVRTLPRVRDRFFFRPNTLEAEDAFKPQFAAELDTALRLLNGLESRRAAVDLPGEARTATPTRQDRRLEPWRGNPEPPPLVLPDLDGKTHDLADYEGTVVLINFWASWCPPCVHEMPSMQRLEESFEGRPFTILAVNLGEDEATVLPFLERINVDFTILMDPAGQALRNWNVLAYPTSYVIDRQGRISHALFGAIEWMDPEVIAVFEDLMARASRGQ
- a CDS encoding amidohydrolase family protein, with translation MRYTTRTALISMLLWVVLGGTAGALAADADLPIFDTHLHYSGPDVGGAAGLWTPEEILAKLDRNHVSRALFSSRPNEATQRLYEAAPERIVPFLMPYRSREDRHVYHSDPDLIPWLEQWLEWGHWRGIGEFHLFSEHAGTEVIRDMARLAEARGLILQLHGDHGVVERLFEHAPGVTLLWAHAGTVPVPFFISLYLERFENLYVDLSMRNERIAPDGVLDPEWAALFERFPDRFMVGMDTFSPNRWRQFDALVAETRHWLTQLPPELAEALAWRNAERLLETPVR